TCTCGAAACTTCGGTCCTAATGGTTCTGTGTTGCTGACTAGGTTTGAGGCGATTGCTCCTTGGTCATTAAAGACTGTATTCATGACAAGTGCCCTTCGGCCGTCAGTAGTCATTTGAATGCCATGCATGCGTACAAAATAGGCCTTCAGATCATCCGGACATGCCGCCATGATTTTTTGGTAGTTGTTCCACTCATATTCTAGAAAATCATCTATGCCATATTTTTTTTTGACAATAATATCAGGATCAGGCCGTGTGCCCTTGAACCGGCGCTTTGGAATCAGGACTTTTGCGCACATGCCCGGTTGGCCTTGTACGGCAAGGATTTGGCACCAGCCGCCCTGCACAAGTAATGGACCAAGTTCAATCAAAATTAAGCTCCCAATAAAGGTCAATTATGCTCTTTCAAAGCATTATGTTAAGCTGCTGTTGCCTGTTTAAAGAAATTATCGATTATCACGAGCATTCGCTGCCGGGAATTCGTGTTAGCAGATTTCCAGAATGCGTTTTTTAGTTCCAGATGGCGGGTGCAGGGCACAGTCAGAATTTTCTTTAATTCATCGGTGAACTCTTTACGAGCAGTCGCTTCCGGGATCAGAAGCCGGGCTTCGGAATCTGGCCACACCTCTTTTATTCCACCAACTTGGCGGGCTAAGCACACGAGTCCTTCGGCCATTGCCTCAAGCAGGGTATTCGGCAAGCCTTCCCGGTACGATGGAAGAAGGAAAACGTCCGCCTTGCGCAGAAATGACCGGACATCCTTTTGGAATCCGTGCCACATGACCCGGTCGTCAAGGTCGAGGCTGGCGGCAAGGTTTTTCAGTTCCGCCTCGATGCGCCCTGTTCCCACGATATGATATTCAAAGGCATATCCCTGTTTTTTCAGTTCGGCCAGGGCTTCCAGGACGTCTTTGTGGCCCTTGTCCGCGTTGAGCTGGCTGGTGGAGATGAAGCGCAACGGCGAATGCACGGTTGCCGGAGGCGCGGGCGCTGGTTCCTTGCCTGTCAGGATGACCGTGATCTCTTCCGGAGCCAGGTAGGGTAGTTCTTGCAAAAGTCCCCTCTTGATCTGTTCGCACGGGACCAGGATGCGCGGTCGTATCCATTTGTGCAACAGGCGCACTTTGTATGTGTTGCGCATGTCCCCGGCCAGGCCAACGCGGTGGACCACCGGGATGCCGAGCATTTTGGCCGCGATGCCGGCGGTGCGCATGTCCTTGCCGACATTGACGACGACGAGGTCGATTCTGCGTGCTTTAAAAATTTTGATGAATCCAAGAATCCGGGGTGGATTGAAGTCCGGGCCAAAGGACAACCCCAGAGCGTCGAGCCCAATTTCTCCGGCCTTGTCGATAAATGGTCCCGGCCTGCCTGCGATGAGCGTGGCGTGTCCTCGATCCGAGAGCCCGCGCGCCACATCGAGAGTCCAGCTTTTGACACCCCCCCATTTGTTGGTGGAATTGACAAAACAGATGTTCATACCCGTCTGTCCGCGTTTCGCTTCTGAGCCCAAGGAGCCAGCATTTGATGCGCCAGGAGTAGGGCCTTCAGGCCTAGCCAGGGCAAGGTCTTGCGATCCTTGACTGCCAGCCTGCCGATGCGCATGGGATCAATCTTTGGTCCGACGTGTCCGGCCTCAAGATTCAGCACGCCCTGATAGCCCGCCTTTTTGGCGGCAGCCAAGGTGACTTGGTCATATTCGCCCCAGGGCAGGCAAAGAAAGGGGCAGGGCTGGCCCAGAAGTTCTTCCAACCGGGCCTTGCCCGCAGAGAAGTCGTTCAGACAAGAGGCGAGGCGCTCTTCTTCTGTTGCCAAGGCCAGCGGGCGGCCGGTCCAATCGAGGCCAAAACCTGCGTGCGCATAGGCGCTGCCAACAGGGTGGACGGCTGTGTCTGCGTCCGAGTTCTGGCCGCACAGGGCGGGATGGCTCCAGTGCCTGTTCTCGCCGAGGACCCCGACTCGTTCTGCGCGAGTGAAGCAGGCCTGGTGTCTGGCGGAATGCGAATAGACTTCCAGGCCCTGATCGTGCGTTACGGCGCGGATTTCGCCCTCGTTCATGAATCCGTCGCAGTTTCCAGACAAGGCCTGCTGCATGATGTCGCCAAACGCAGGCACTCTTGCCGGTTGCATGGTTTGATCTGCGCGCGGTCTGGCCTGGCCGGGGCGTAGAAAGTCGGTGATGGCGAAAAAGACGCCCGTCATGTTCCTGCGCAGCAGTTCCGGCACGGCGTAGACCCAGTTGTCCAGGGTGCAGTCGTCGAAGGTGATGACGATGGCCGGGAAGGTGAGTTTTTCTTTTCCGGTGATGACATCGTACAGCCGGGCCAGGCTTATGGTTTCAAAGCCCATCTTGCGGATCAGGTCCAAGTGGGAGCCGAATTTTTCCGGTGTCATGCCGCTTTCCGGGCGCACCTGATGGTAGCACAGCACCGGAATGCTCGCGCCTAAAAGGGATTGCGTAAGGGAAAGAATCGTTTTGCTCATGAGTTTTACGATCCGGCCAGGATTTTCTTCGCCAGGGCGGCCGCGCCGAAGCCGTTGTCGATGTTGACCACGCCTACGCCAGGCGCGCAGGAATTGAGCATGGCCAAGAGCGGGGTCAGGCCTTCGAAGTTGGCCCCATAGCCGGTCGAGGTCGGAACCGCAATGATCGGGGCTTTTACGAGTCCGCCCAGGACGCTGGGCAGCGCTCCTTCCATGCCGGCCACGGCGATGACCACTTTGGCCTGCCGCAGGCTTGGCAGATGTGGCTGCAGGCGGTGCAGGCCAGCGACGCCCACATCGGTCACCAGATGCGCGCTCAAACCCAGAAATCTGGCTGTGCCCAGGGCTTCGCGGGCCACGGGCAGGTCCGAGGAGCCGGCCGTGATGATGACTACGTCCGAGTTCGGGGCTTTTGGATCGGCGGACAGCAGGTCCGCCCCCAGGCAAAAGAGGCCTGCTTCCTCCCACAGGCAACCATGCGGGAAAAGATCCAGTAGCGCCTGGCCATGCGCCGCGCAAATCCTGGTGGCCAGGACCGGGTGGTGCCTGCCCAGCTCCTCAATGGAAATGCGGATCTGTTCCAGGGTCTTGCCCTGGCCGAAGACCACTTCGCCGATAGTGGTGCGCGCCTGGCGCCAGGGATCAAGAGTCAGATCCTCGTGCACATGGCCGGTGAGAACTGCTTGGGCGTTCTCGCAGGAGATGTTTCCGGCGGCGACGTTTTGCAACAGGGTGTGCAGTTCTTTGGGATCCATGGGCATAAAAGGGGCGGCTCGTGGTTGCTGTGAATAAAGGAGGCGCGAAATCCGACCCAGCCCTAGCAGATGGGCGCATAGCGGGCAAGCGCCCGTAGGCTCCCCATATTGCAAAGAGGCTGGGGAAAAGATAGCGTATGCGGATATGGCGTCCAAGCGAATCCTCTTTGTTTCACGATCCGAGCTCGTGTCCCCCCTGCATGCGCAGTTCAAGGCGCATGAATGCCAGGCCATGGTCGTGGATGATCGCGCTTCGGCCATGAAGGTCGTCGAGGCGCGTAAGGCCGATCTCGTGTTCACCCTGCCAAGCCTGCCCGGATACAGGGCCCAGGATCTGCTCGACGCCGTGCAGCAGTCTGCGCATCCGGTGCCGGTCATCGTGTTCACGGAAAAAGGCAGCGCCGAGGAGGCGCGCTATTATATGGAAATGGGCGCTCAGGATTACTGGCTCTGCCCGCTGACCTGGGAAAAGATCCAGGCCGTGCTGCCGGAGGACGCTCCCGCCCCGGTTGCGCCTCGTCCCGTCGCCCAGAGCACTCCGCGCGAGGTGTCCATCGTCGGCACCCATCCTTCCGTGACGCGGGTTCTGGCCCTGGCGCGGCAGGTGGCTCCGTCCAAGGCCACGGTGCTCATCTCCGGCGAGTCGGGTACGGGCAAGGAGATGTTCGCCCGCTTTATCCATGCCCACTCGGGCCGGGAAAACGCTCCTTTCGTGGCCGTCAACTGCGCGGCCCTGCCCGAGCATCTGCTCGAAAGCGAGTTGTTCGGGCACGAGAAGGGGTCGTTCACCGGAGCCATTTCCCGCAAGCTCGGCAAGTTCGAGCTGGCCAGCGGCGGAACCCTGCTGCTGGACGAAATT
This DNA window, taken from Desulfomicrobium sp. ZS1, encodes the following:
- a CDS encoding glycosyltransferase, coding for MNICFVNSTNKWGGVKSWTLDVARGLSDRGHATLIAGRPGPFIDKAGEIGLDALGLSFGPDFNPPRILGFIKIFKARRIDLVVVNVGKDMRTAGIAAKMLGIPVVHRVGLAGDMRNTYKVRLLHKWIRPRILVPCEQIKRGLLQELPYLAPEEITVILTGKEPAPAPPATVHSPLRFISTSQLNADKGHKDVLEALAELKKQGYAFEYHIVGTGRIEAELKNLAASLDLDDRVMWHGFQKDVRSFLRKADVFLLPSYREGLPNTLLEAMAEGLVCLARQVGGIKEVWPDSEARLLIPEATARKEFTDELKKILTVPCTRHLELKNAFWKSANTNSRQRMLVIIDNFFKQATAA
- a CDS encoding polysaccharide deacetylase family protein — encoded protein: MSKTILSLTQSLLGASIPVLCYHQVRPESGMTPEKFGSHLDLIRKMGFETISLARLYDVITGKEKLTFPAIVITFDDCTLDNWVYAVPELLRRNMTGVFFAITDFLRPGQARPRADQTMQPARVPAFGDIMQQALSGNCDGFMNEGEIRAVTHDQGLEVYSHSARHQACFTRAERVGVLGENRHWSHPALCGQNSDADTAVHPVGSAYAHAGFGLDWTGRPLALATEEERLASCLNDFSAGKARLEELLGQPCPFLCLPWGEYDQVTLAAAKKAGYQGVLNLEAGHVGPKIDPMRIGRLAVKDRKTLPWLGLKALLLAHQMLAPWAQKRNADRRV
- the larB gene encoding nickel pincer cofactor biosynthesis protein LarB is translated as MPMDPKELHTLLQNVAAGNISCENAQAVLTGHVHEDLTLDPWRQARTTIGEVVFGQGKTLEQIRISIEELGRHHPVLATRICAAHGQALLDLFPHGCLWEEAGLFCLGADLLSADPKAPNSDVVIITAGSSDLPVAREALGTARFLGLSAHLVTDVGVAGLHRLQPHLPSLRQAKVVIAVAGMEGALPSVLGGLVKAPIIAVPTSTGYGANFEGLTPLLAMLNSCAPGVGVVNIDNGFGAAALAKKILAGS
- a CDS encoding sigma-54 dependent transcriptional regulator is translated as MASKRILFVSRSELVSPLHAQFKAHECQAMVVDDRASAMKVVEARKADLVFTLPSLPGYRAQDLLDAVQQSAHPVPVIVFTEKGSAEEARYYMEMGAQDYWLCPLTWEKIQAVLPEDAPAPVAPRPVAQSTPREVSIVGTHPSVTRVLALARQVAPSKATVLISGESGTGKEMFARFIHAHSGRENAPFVAVNCAALPEHLLESELFGHEKGSFTGAISRKLGKFELASGGTLLLDEISEMALALQAKLLRALQEGEIDRVGGVETVKVDVRVLATTNRNLEQSVEKGEFRQDLFYRLNVIPLRLPSLAQRGDDVLLLADFFIRRLTREYGLGPLQLSTEARDWLMAHDWPGNVRELQNLMERAVLLAGAGPIRSVHFLLDGQEWSPEINEEGETAAPGVLPMPSATSAVTIDADGRIPTIQEMEMHLIIKSLDKTAGNRTKASELLGISVRTLRNKLGEYRKIGLDIP